CCCGATAGATTGTTAGCCATAGAAGCAATTTCATTACATAAAGAATTTCAAGAAAAGTTAGCCAAATTAAGAATTATACTTGGAAATAAAAAACAAATTCCAATTGATTTTCTTGATATTGTTTATCGCTTTGAAAGAATTTCAAAATCTTGGGCTGATGTAGTTGATCTCGTAAAACCGATCTATAATGACTAGTTTAGTTTCTTTTTTGCCGCATAAGTCATTACTGCACAAATAGTTTTTGAATCCTGGATTTTTCCAGTCTTTATCATTCTCATAACTTTTTGTAGTTCTATCTTTTCTACAGAAAGTATCTCATCTTCATCTAATTTCAACTCTGCAATTTTTTTCAAACCTGAAGCAACATAACAATAGATTATTTCAGAATTATAGCCAATTGAAGGATAAAATGAGATTAAAGGTGTCATTTTTTTGGCTCTATAGCCTGTTTCCTCTTCTAATTCTCTAAAAGCACATTTTTTTGGCTCTTCTCCTTTTTCCAACGTTCCTGCTGGAATTTCTAATACGTATCCATGTGGAAATCTATGCTGTTTTACCAAAATCACTTTGCCTTTTTCATCAAACGCTAGCATAGCAGCAGCTCCTCTATGCTCTATCATTTCACGTTTTACTTTTCTTCCTTCAATTATACCATGATAAACACTAAGACCTAAAATTTTTCCTTCATAGATCTTTTTCTTTTTCACACAATCCGTTTATTCAGTTATTATTTAATTTGTTTGATATGATAAATGCAAAGTAGGGGATTTTTTTGCTTCTTTAATGCTATCTTCAAGCCACTTTTCTAAAAATGTAATCTTCTTTGGAATAAACAAATCAGCACTTTTAACATTATTTACATTTCTTACTTTTTGAGTAATGTCGTCCATTTGAAAAATATCATTACTATACATAAATAACACAATTTGATTTTTTGAAATAAATGGTATTTGTAAATATGAATCAGAAAATTTTTCATTCATTTGAGTTAAAGTTTCTTTTAGGTCTCTTTCAATCCATGTCAGTATTGCATGAGGAATAAAACCTTCAATTTTCGTAGGATCATAGATTAGTGTAAATTGTATTCCGTCATTTTCTTGCAATTTTTCTAAGCATCTTGTGACTGTTTTTGTAGAAAGGTTAGTTTTTTTTGCAATGGATTCAATCTTTTCTCTTGGATTGTCCAACAGTTTTTCAATAATTTCTAAATCTGTCTTTGTAAGATTTGTGCTATATCCAGGATTTTCAGCTTCAAAAATTGATAGTACTCTTACATCTTTCATTAGTTGTTTTGCTAATTCAATTTTTTGCTCCATGTTATCTTTAACTACAATGCTGCATACTGTAACGCCACCTACACATGGTACAACAAAAAATGGTTGACCAACTAGACTTACCTGCTCTAATATCTCTTTTGTATTTTGGCCTGACACCACAAAATACAAAACGCCATATCCTAATACTGGTGGCTCTACTCGAATTGTAAATTTTTCAATAACTTTGGAATTTTGCATTTTTCGAATTCTTGCTCTAACTGCTCCTCCTGAAATTCCTAATTCTTTTCCAATTTGTCTGTCTGATTCCCTACAATTGTTCAATAATCTACCCAAAATTCTAATATCTAAATTGTCCAATTTATCACCTATACACCATTATTACTATATGGAATAAACCTATTTGATATAAAATTGTCTATACTGTTAGCACTATGTATGATAGATATTAAATAATAGACTATTTTATTATTTTTGTGGAATATAGGTTAACTCTAGCAAAAAGAATGCTATTTAACAAAAAAGGGAGTCTAATCGGCGCTGTCTTAGCAGTTACGATTGGCATTTTAGTAATTCATGTAAACTTTGTAATTTTTCAGGGTCTTTTTGATGCAATAGTCCGAGACATTAGCAACTATCGAAACGGTGACATTCTTGTTACTGATGAGGCAGACTATATCGATAAATCTGATCTTTCATTGGCCAATTGGTTTGAAAGGATACCTTATGTTGAAGCTGCGACTCCGCGGCTTTCATCAACGGCCGAGATGAACATGACAAAAAATGGAAAATTAATTGAAGAAACTCGAATACCTATAGTTGGGGTTGATCCATTTAGAGATGTTAGAGCATCTACTGTTCATGAAACAATATCTGATGGAAGCTATGTATTTTCAAGAAATTCCATTGTGCTTGGTTCAAACATAGCAGACGATCTGGGAGGTGCACAAGTAGGAGACAGTGTTAAAGTTCTTGTAGTGGATAGATATGGTGAAGATCAAATAAGACGATTTACAGTTTCTGGAATTGCAAAATCTCCTGGTGGACAAGGATTTGATTATACTGCAGTTGTACATATTGACACATTACGTGATATGATGAAACGAGACGGCGAATCTGGCTCCTTTATGGTAAAGCTAAATGATCCTAACAAAGCTTTTGAAGTAAAAGAATTCTTTTTGAGATCATTTCCTAATGATGATTTTTTAGCTGAAACCATTGAAGAATCTGCTGAAGAACAACTTGCAGGATTTAGATCTGGTATCGCAATGATCAACATGATTGGATATTTTGGAATGATGTCGTCTGCATTTGCTATAGTTACAATTCAGATGATGTTGGTAAATGGTAAAACACGTGAAATAGGTGTTATGAGATCTATTGGTGCAAAAAGAAAAGATATTTTGATTATCTTTATCTTCCAAGGAATGATTATTGGTGCAATAGGTGCTGGTGTAGGCACTGCTGCAGGCTTGGGATACACATTTTATGCAAAAGAAACAAAGATGTCATTTAACAATAGTCTTCCTTTGGAAGTAAGTTATGATTGGGTAAAAATTACACAAACTGCCTTGACTTCATTTATTCTAGCGATAATTGCATCATTATATCCGTCGTATAGAGCAACAAAACTTCTACCTGTGGAGGCGATGAGAACTGTCTAAGGTACTTGAAATCCAAAATCTAAGTAAAATTTACGGAGAAGGAGAAAATAAAGTAAAAGCTCTTGATAATGTTTCATTTTCAATTGAAAAAGGCGAATTTGTTCTCATTGTTGGTAGTTCTGGCTCAGGAAAATCCACTTTGCTAAACATGATTGGTTTGTTAGACCAACCAACAAATGGTAAAGTTTTCATTGATGGAACTGATACCACGCTTCTTGATGATGGAAAAGTTTCTTCATTTAGAAATAAAAAACTAGGATTCATTTTCCAATTTTCTAATCTTCTATCTGATCTTACAGTACTTGAAAATGTATTGCTTCCAAGGCAAATTGCTGGAACCAATGAAACATCAGAAAAAGATGCAAGCGAATTACTTTCTGCAGTGGGATTAGAATCTCAAATGAATAAAAGAGCAAATAAGATTTCTGGTGGTCAAGCTCAACGTGCAGCAATTGCGAGAGGTTTGATAAATAACCCCTCTATTGTATTGGCTGATGAACCCACAGGAAATCTTGATTCAGTGACTTCAGAAAAAATTGTTAATCTACTAAAATCTATGGCAAAAAAACTGAATCAAACTTTCATAATTGTAACTCATGATAGAGAACATTTTGGAGATGTTGATAGGGTAATTACTATCAAAGATGGACGTGCATTTGAGGGTGACTTACCTTCTCAAATGGAGGTTGTGGCATGATCTCAAAAATTACAGTCTTGTTTGGATTGGTTTTTTTATCACCTTTACTTATTGAGTCCTCATTTGCTCAAATTTCATCAGGCGGATTTGGTGATTCTCCTTTTGAAAGAGATTATGGTGATGTTAAGTTTCTTGATGCCTATTTTGGAACCATCAATAACAAAATTGAAGTTGAACCCGGTGATCTAAATGTTCCATTTACAGTTGTATTTGCAAATGTAGGAACACAAGATATTACAGGAATTAGAGGACAATTATCATTACCGTTTGGATTTTCATCTGCAGATGGTCCAAGTTCTACAATTTATGCTGACAGTGATTCCAATTCACTTGCAGGAGAAAATTTTCATCTAACATTTTTTGTAAATATTGACAAAAATGCAAAGATTCAACAATATCCTGGAACTGTAAAGGTAGATTATTCTAGATTAAGAGAGTCGGGAGTTAGAACTTCCTTCTCTGAATTTGATTTCAAAGTTACAGGTGATAGTATTATCAACGTAAGGGCACTTGAGCCATTTTTAACATCATTGAGAACAAATGAAGTCATAATTGAAATATCAAATGATGGAACTGCTCCAATTTCAAGTGTAGATATTGTGGCAACAAATACTCAAACTGAAATTGCATCAACTGCATCATCAACTACAAATGTTGAAAATGTTGTAATTTTGGAATCCAATTGGGATATTGGTAACATTAATCCAAAGTCTTCCAGATATCTTACTGCAACAGTATATGTTCCAGAATCTCTAAAGGGAGATACATTAAGAATCCCATTGTCAATAAACTACTATAATGCACATGGTGATCAACAAACAATTTCTAAAATTGTTGATTTTTACATTAAAGGTCTAATTGATTTATCAGTATATGATGTTAAAGTAATTGAATTATCAGGAACCCAAATGGTTGTTGGTGAAATAATTAATGAAGGAAATGAAGATGGTTTGTTTGGGTTTGTTACATTAGAAGGATTAAATGATTCAAACATTAAAACAAAAACTCAGTTTATTGATGAAATAGAAATTGACGCACCTGTCCCATTTAATGTTCCATTAGAATTTGATGGTGAACCAAAGTATGGTGCGCATGATATCAAAATTATTGTTAGATACAAAGATAATACTAGAGATGAAATCTTTCTTCCTTATGAAACAACAATTTTTATTGAAAAACCATCAAATGATGAAGAATCTGATAATACTTCTCAAATGCTCATAATTCCTCTAATAATTGCTGCAGGTCTTGGATTCTATTTGTATCGTAAGCGTAAAAGTACCAAAACCAATACAAACTAAAATTAGAAATATAGAAATTATGTGCTAATTTTAAAATGAAACTTACTTTAATTATTCTGATTGCAGCACTAGTAATTGGTGGTTCAATTATTTCATATGGATATTTGACTAATCAACAACCAATAGAAGTTGTAGAAAAATCTACACCCTATGAAAAACTAACAAACTACAAAGAAGAATTAGAAAAAATTAATCAGTACAATCAGAAAATTCTGAGTGATCTTCAACAACAAATCAGTGATTCTGATGATGAAAACTTGGAACAACTAAAACAAGAGATTCAAGTTCTAAAACGGGTTATTGATGAAAACAAGGTAGAACTAGATCAAGTTATACAAAAACTCTCAAAAATGGAATCGACTCCTTAGATCGCATAATTCCATTTTTGGGAAAAAAACGCCAACATTATATCATATTTTGTAGTATAATTATTGGGCATGGGAAAAACTCTGTTTCTATTTCTAGCTGGTGCTGTTGTTGGATTTGTCACAACACCATTACTATGAGGTAGAATTTGAAAATACTCAATTCATATACTAATTTTTTAAATTAGTTTTATTGGAAACCCATAGGCTTCTTACTCTTCTTGGCGTTGTTTTGTTGATTGCCACTATTGCAATATTTTATCTTGATGAGGAAAAACCCCAAGATGAATTTAGTTTTGCATATGTTACTGGAATTTCAATGATAGTTGTATTTTTAGCTAGTCTTGCAATTGTCAATAAAGGAAAATTTAAAGAAAAATCAAAAAATTAGTAATTTTCTTCTCAGATACCTCCAAAAGACCTTAAGATTATAAGCAATTACTAGATCTTGCGATCATGTCGTTTGATGAAATAGAAGTTCCTAAAGAACTTCGTGAATTTATGTTAGATGGAGCAGAAGAAACAGTTCTAGGCCAAAAAAATGGTGCAAACAAACAATATCGTTATGGAAATTTACACATTAGAGAATATGATGATAAATTTCTAGTTCATACTGATAAAATTGATCCAAGAATAGATCCTCTTGGTCACTTGGTACATGATGCACCAGAAGTTTTGATTGGATTAGCTTGTGCTATATTTGGAGGCTCTCAAATTGGAAAAGCATTATCTAACAAAAACAATTCAAAAAAATCATCCATTACAACAGGATTGGCATCTTCTATAATTTCTGGATACATGGGATATATTGCAACTAAAAAAATTAAAAATTATTTGGAGTAGAAATGTCAACTGTTAGAACTATACATGTATTGGTAAAGCTTTTGCCATCTATTTTTGCCTTAAGGAAGGATAGAAAAAAATGGGTTAATCAAGAAGGCAAAGAACTTGATTTAGAAAGATTTAGAAAAAATGCAAGAAAAGTTCTAAACACATTCATTTCATTGGGACCTGTTTACATAAAACTTGGACAATGGTTATCCTCGAGAGCTGATATACTTCCACAGCCATACTTAGAAGAACTTGCAAAACTTCAGGATAACGTTCCTGCAGCGCCATTTGATCAGGTAAAACCAATAATTGAAAATGATATTGGTCCAATCGATGAAACATTTGAAAATATTGATCCAAATCCTGTCTCTGGTGCATCTTTAGGGCAAGTTTATCGTGGAACACTATCTGGACAAGAGATTGTTGTAAAAGTTAAAAGACCTGGAATCGAAACGGTTGTTAAAGAAGACATTAAAGTTCTAAAAAAAATTCTTCCCCTAGCATTAAGATTCGTTGATCCAAATTTACGTTTTTCAGCAAAGGCTATGCTGTCTCAATTTATTGAAACCATTCATGAAGAAATGGATTATACGAATGAATCCACAAATCTAAAAAAAATAAAGCATGACATGGAAAAAAACGATAAAGTTGTTGTTCCCGAGGTATATGACAAGTATTCTTCTAAGAATGTCCTTACGATGGAATATCTGCCTGGAATCAAAGTAACAAATGTTGAGGCACTCAATGAAAAAGGGATTGATAGGCAGAAACTAGTCGTTGATGTACACAAAGTCTTCTTTACGATGCTCCTTAGACATTCTGTTTTTCATGCTGACCCTCACCCTGGAAATATCTCAGTTACTGATAATGGAAAACTGATTTTGTATGACTATGGAATGGTTGGAAGACTTGATAATGAAACTAGACTCAGACTAATTCGTCTCTATCTTGCTCTTGTAGAAAAAGATCCTCCTAGAACAGTAAATGCAATGAATGATCTTGGAATGCTTACTCCAGATTTTAATCGTTCAGTAATTGAAAAAGGAATTGAGCTTACAGTTAGAGCAATGCATGGAAAAAAACCTGATGAAATGGAAGTTGAAAGCTTGATGGAACTTGCAAACAAAACTATGAGCAAATTTCCATTTGTTCTTCCAAAAAACTTGGCACTATACATGAGAATGGCATCTATTATTGAGGGAATTTACAAAACACACAAAGTTGATTTCAAATTTGTCAAAGTTGTTAGAGAAATTTTGGAAGAAGAGAGTTTGATAAAGGATGCGTATATCGAAGAACTGAAGTACTCATTTGAAAGATTTGCAAAATCCATAGATGCAACTATTTCCATTGCACCAGAATTAAAAAAATTCTTAGATGAAAAAAGATCTCTTCAATTGCTTAATGCAAAACCTAAATCAAATATCCTACTTTCTGGTAGTATACTTTCAGCTTCTATGTTTATTGGATCTGCTCTTTTGTATTCATCTGACGAATCAATTGGTACAATTGGAATGGTTGGCTCACTAATAACAATGGGAATTTTTGCAGTTTTTAGGAATCATTAGTTATTCTACTTTGATATCTTTTCCACGCTTTTGAACAGGAATAGTAATTGTTAAAACACCTTGTTCGTATTTTGCTGAAGTTACAGATTCTTCTTTAAGTTCAATTGGCAATCTCATTTTTTTATCAATAATGTTTGGTCTTTGATTACATACCATGTTGTGTTTTTTATCATCAGAAATTTCCTTACATGCTTGAATTGACAAAATATTTCCATCAAGCGATAATTTGATATCTTTTTTCTGAAATCCAGGCATATCTACAATTAATGTCAATTTTTCATCATCTAGGTGTATATCAACAGGCGGTAAAACAAATTCATAAAATTCTCTTGATTTGTTTCCTATTTCTTTCATCATTTCTTTAGCCATAGATTTCACTAATCCCATTTTGTGATATGTGGTTAATTTTTGGTTATAAACTTTGATAGATTTTTAATCAATCAATTTCTCTGTTCAATTGACTATGATTATTGTTATTGAGGGTGGAGATCAGGCAGGCAAAAAAACTCAAACTGCAATGCTTGCCAAGGCTCTTACAAAAAGAAAGATCAAAACAAAGACCTTTAGCTTTCCTGATTACAAAACACCAATTGGCAAAGAGATTGCAAAATATCTAGCAGGAAAAAGAAAATTTCCCCCACAAGTAATTCATTGCCTTCTTGCTGCAAATAGATGGGAAAAATTAGATGAAATTATCAAGGCACAATCAAAAAATTCAGTATTGATAATGAATCGGTACTATCAATCAAATTTAGTATATGGTCTGGCAAATGGCATGAAGCAAAAATGGCTAGAAAATCTAGATACGGGACTTCCAAAAGCTGATCTTGTTGTTTTACTAGATGTTACTCAAACTGAATCATTTAATAGAAAAAAGGCAAACCGAGATAAATTTGAAAAAAATGAAGAATTCCTAAGAAAAATCTCAGTTCTTTATAGAAAGACTGCAAAGAAAAAACACTGGAAAATTATAGATGCCTCAAAATCAAAACAAGAAGTTCATGAAGAAATTCTAAAAACATTTTCAAAAAAAATAGGATTATGAAAAAAAATTATCTAGACATAATAGATCCCATTCACGATTTTATTCGCGTATATGATCATGAACTCAAATTAATTGATAATCCAATTTTCCAAAGACTAAGAAGAATTAGACAATTATCTGGCGCTCACCTGACATATCCTGCGGCACAACACACAAGATTTGAGCATTCATTAGGTGTAATGCATATCTCTGGGCAGGCGGGAAATGCATTATTTGAAAAAGGGATTATAAAATCTGAGGATATTCAAATTTTGAGACTTGCAGGACTCTTACATGACATTGGACACGGTCCATTCTCTCATCTTTTTGAAGAAATCATACAAAAAAAGAAAGTGTCACATGAGGATTTTGGTAAGGAAATAATTCTAAAATCTGAAATTGGTGATAGTATTTCAAAAAACGGATTTGATAAAAAACTTGTAACAAAGATAGCCTTTGGCGATTCTAAATTTCAGTATTTGAATGAAATTGTTTCTGGAGCATTAAGCGCTGATATGATGGATTATTTGCTAAGAGATGGTTATTTTACAGGAGCAGAACATGCAAAGATTGATCACAAACGATTAACTCAATCATTAGATGTATACAAACAAAAACTTGCTTTAGAACGTTCTGCCTTGTATTCATTTGAATCAATGATGCATTCTAGATATCAAATGTTTAAGGCAGTCTATTTTCATAAAACAGTTAGAGCAGCAGAAGTAATGCTTTTGGAAGCATTACGCTTATCTGATGATGAATTTGGTTTTACGTCCTTTAATCTTGATGAATATGTAAAATTAACAGACGAGTATGTATTATCAAAACTAATCTCATCAAAATCTTCAAAATTAAAGAGAGCAAAACAATTTGCAATAGATTATCAAAATAGGAAATTACTCAAATGCGTTTATGAAAGAATTCTAACTAGTACAAGAAATTTGGGAAAGATCAAAACAAACGAATTAAGATCCTCAATTTCTAAAAAATCTAAAATTGATGAAACTGAAATTTTTGTTGACAGTTCTGTTACTCCATCTATACCTCTTGCACCTTCAAAGAAGGAATCAAAACAAATTATTCTAATTAGTCAAGAAAATGGAAAATCATCTGCTCAAGAACTATCTATTTCAAAAATCCCTGTAGTTTCAGCAATATCTGGATTTATGAATATCTTGAGAATTTACACACACCAAAAGAATCGAAACAAAGTTGAAATTGCCGCAAAATCAATACTTGATGGATTAAAATAATGAAAAAAAGAATTGTAATCAAACTATCTGGTAGAGTTTTTGGCATGGATAATGTCAAAATGCTTAAAGACTATGCATCATTTTTGGTCAAAATCAGCAAAGTTTGCCAACCAATTGTGATTGCAGGCGGTGGTAATATTGCAAGACACTATATTTCACATGCAAGATCATCTGGCGCTGATGAATCTACACTTGACGAATTAGGTATTGAGATTTCTAGATTAAATGCAAAACTCTTGATTTACGCTTTAAAAAACAAAGCGTATTCCCATCCTCCAACTACACTTCAAGAAGTAAGACATGCAGTTGATGATGGTCTGATTGTGGTTGCAGGAGGACTACATCCAGGACAAAGCACAAATGGAACAGCAGCTCTAATTGCCGAAAAAGTCAAAGCTGAACAATTCCTTAATGCAACTGATGTTGATGGAGTATATGATATGGATCCAAACAAATTCAAAAAAGCAAAGAAATTCAAAAGAATTGATCTAAAACATTTGAAAACAATGTTGGTCCATGAGGATTCTGTGGCAGGTGGTTATGATTTGATGGATATTGTTGCATTGAAAATTATAGAACGCTCAAAAATCAAAACCAGAATTCTCAAGGCAGATCCAAAAATTATTGAAAAAGCAATCAAAGGCTCAGATGTTGGAACTGAAATAATTCTTGCATCAAAATGATTATTCTGAAATTTCGTTTTGAATAGTTGGTCGTGTCTCAGACCATATCTGAATTTCTTTTCCAGGAAATTCTGGCATTCCAGAATCTCTTAGTTTTTTGTATATTTTGAATGCCTCTTCTTTTTCTACGGCCTTAGATTGTGCTTTAGTAAACCCGTCATTATCTACAATAATTGCAACAAATCCATCTAGGGAGTTTATTACAGCGGTCAGGTCTTCTTCTCCAACTGGAACAAATTGCCCATTTACTTTTTTTGTTGTAAGTGTTAGCATTCCAAATCCTGCAGCATCAAACATCTTCATTTGAGATTTACTTGCTCTCTGTTTTCCTTGTTGTACTGCCTGGAAATATTGCATGTTTTTTTCCCGTTTTTATGATATAATAACTATTTTCAGATTAGATCTAATCCATTGGTTTTGCGTTGCCAACTTCACTGGATTCATCTTTCTTTTGAAATACTCTGTATTCACCAATTATTGAATCACATTTTTGGCATGTATACTGACCTCTTTCTACTAGGATTAGATTATCTGCTACTTCTTCGTTTGTACTTTCTTCAAGCTTGATATTTGGTGAGCTATCAAATTCTGATTCACAATTTTTACAAAAATGCTTTTTCATTTTTTCTTGTTCTAATTTTCCAATTGGTGCTAGAAACAATTTACCCACTCCAAGATCCGCTTTTTTCAATTGGTCTTCAGTTAGTTCAGCAACAACATATCCTCCTGAACCGTGTACAGTTTGTTCTACCATTTTACATTGATCTTCTTATTGACCTTAAAATAACTATGTTTTTGAGACGAACTCCTTTTACATCTTAACATTTAAGATATCTAGGAAGTTTGAAAATACGATGAATCCCAAAATCTTTGTAATAGCTGCCATAATTGGACTAGGTGCAATTATTGCTGTAGTTCTTACATCTGGTTCAACAATAGAAAATCTGGCATCTTCACAACCCGAAAAAGAAATTATTAAGGTTGAACCAATAGCTGTTGCATTAGATGATATTTCAGTAACTAATATTTCTGAAAGATCTGCTACAATTGAGATTAAATTCAAACTTACAAATCCAAATCCTGCTTCTATGATTGTTCAAGTAGTTGATTACCAATTGTATGAAACTAATTTTTCTGAAAATAAACAAATCTCCGGTGGTCAACTTGGAAGCAGGCCTGAAGGAATGGTAGAATTTGGTTCAAATTATTATACTCTTCTTGGTGGGGCTGAAATGATTCTAAAAGACAAGGTGATCTTAAAAAATAATGGAAATATTCCAGAACTGTGGTCTTCACTTGAAAGTAACACTGCAAATTGGAAAATTACTGGTGATGTCTTTTACAATCTAAGTTCAATGACTAGCGGACAGGAAAATGAACTTCATTTTGAACTTACAGCTTAGTAACTATCAGTGTATCATAAAAATAAAAAATTATGATAATATGTTTTTAGAGAAAAAATATTGGCAAAATTATAAAAGCCCGTAAAGTGGGTTTTGATCAAATGGCAGAAGCAGGAATGGCCGCATATGGCTCAGCAATAGGGGTTGCAATTGCATTAGCAGTTGTATGTTTTGCACTTCGTGGAAAAGGACACCCTGAACCACTAGACTAAACAAAGGAATTCATTCCTTTACAATATTTTTCAAATTTTCTAATTGTCTTTACCTAACCCAAGCATTTCAGCAAGAGATGTCTGTTTGGTTTCTTTTTTTGCAATGAAACATTTTTGATAATATTGACATTCCATACAATCTTTTGATGGCTCAACAATTGGGGTTTTTTGCTCCTTTAGAAGATCATTTAGTACTCTTACCCTCCTAACTACTTCTTCAAACATCTTCTTGTCTCTAATTAATGAAAAACTTGACTCTTCTCTATCTCCTGAAATATAGATGATCATTCCATCTTTTTTGTCATATATCCAGAGACATGCATTGAGATACAGTAAATCATTTGCTTCAGGTGATTCAGGTGTGGAATGAGCTGGTCTGAATAAAATTATGGAATCATCGACTATCATATCTGCTTGTGCCTTTAGACTAATGTCTTCGATTGCAAATTGTTTTGGCTCACTACCGTACTGTAATTTCCGAAGTAATCCTGCTAAAAGATCACTAAATCCTTTCCTCTCAATTTCTTTTGGATCAATTCTGTCATAATATGATCGTCTGAGACACTGAACTACCTCTTTTAGATGGATTGTCTTAATGTCCTTAGAATCAATTTCAATATCTAACTCTCGTCCTATAGAGTCTACTGCATTTTTGATAATACTTCGAAAATCCCTGTCTCCCATCATTGTACTTCACTTATCTAATCCATCCTAATAGGTTAACTCATAATATTTGTCAAAAATTTTGAAATTTTGCTAGAAAATGCTAATGTGACAAAATGAACCCCAAATCCTAAGATTGCACCAATTATGAGATTACCGGTACCAAAATAGATTCCTAGGAAAATACCTAATG
Above is a window of Nitrosopumilus sp. K4 DNA encoding:
- a CDS encoding NUDIX hydrolase, producing MKKKKIYEGKILGLSVYHGIIEGRKVKREMIEHRGAAAMLAFDEKGKVILVKQHRFPHGYVLEIPAGTLEKGEEPKKCAFRELEEETGYRAKKMTPLISFYPSIGYNSEIIYCYVASGLKKIAELKLDEDEILSVEKIELQKVMRMIKTGKIQDSKTICAVMTYAAKKKLN
- a CDS encoding AsnC family transcriptional regulator; its protein translation is MDNLDIRILGRLLNNCRESDRQIGKELGISGGAVRARIRKMQNSKVIEKFTIRVEPPVLGYGVLYFVVSGQNTKEILEQVSLVGQPFFVVPCVGGVTVCSIVVKDNMEQKIELAKQLMKDVRVLSIFEAENPGYSTNLTKTDLEIIEKLLDNPREKIESIAKKTNLSTKTVTRCLEKLQENDGIQFTLIYDPTKIEGFIPHAILTWIERDLKETLTQMNEKFSDSYLQIPFISKNQIVLFMYSNDIFQMDDITQKVRNVNNVKSADLFIPKKITFLEKWLEDSIKEAKKSPTLHLSYQTN
- a CDS encoding ABC transporter permease — translated: MLFNKKGSLIGAVLAVTIGILVIHVNFVIFQGLFDAIVRDISNYRNGDILVTDEADYIDKSDLSLANWFERIPYVEAATPRLSSTAEMNMTKNGKLIEETRIPIVGVDPFRDVRASTVHETISDGSYVFSRNSIVLGSNIADDLGGAQVGDSVKVLVVDRYGEDQIRRFTVSGIAKSPGGQGFDYTAVVHIDTLRDMMKRDGESGSFMVKLNDPNKAFEVKEFFLRSFPNDDFLAETIEESAEEQLAGFRSGIAMINMIGYFGMMSSAFAIVTIQMMLVNGKTREIGVMRSIGAKRKDILIIFIFQGMIIGAIGAGVGTAAGLGYTFYAKETKMSFNNSLPLEVSYDWVKITQTALTSFILAIIASLYPSYRATKLLPVEAMRTV
- a CDS encoding ABC transporter ATP-binding protein, encoding MVGSSGSGKSTLLNMIGLLDQPTNGKVFIDGTDTTLLDDGKVSSFRNKKLGFIFQFSNLLSDLTVLENVLLPRQIAGTNETSEKDASELLSAVGLESQMNKRANKISGGQAQRAAIARGLINNPSIVLADEPTGNLDSVTSEKIVNLLKSMAKKLNQTFIIVTHDREHFGDVDRVITIKDGRAFEGDLPSQMEVVA
- a CDS encoding COG1361 S-layer family protein, yielding MISKITVLFGLVFLSPLLIESSFAQISSGGFGDSPFERDYGDVKFLDAYFGTINNKIEVEPGDLNVPFTVVFANVGTQDITGIRGQLSLPFGFSSADGPSSTIYADSDSNSLAGENFHLTFFVNIDKNAKIQQYPGTVKVDYSRLRESGVRTSFSEFDFKVTGDSIINVRALEPFLTSLRTNEVIIEISNDGTAPISSVDIVATNTQTEIASTASSTTNVENVVILESNWDIGNINPKSSRYLTATVYVPESLKGDTLRIPLSINYYNAHGDQQTISKIVDFYIKGLIDLSVYDVKVIELSGTQMVVGEIINEGNEDGLFGFVTLEGLNDSNIKTKTQFIDEIEIDAPVPFNVPLEFDGEPKYGAHDIKIIVRYKDNTRDEIFLPYETTIFIEKPSNDEESDNTSQMLIIPLIIAAGLGFYLYRKRKSTKTNTN
- a CDS encoding AarF/ABC1/UbiB kinase family protein, encoding MSTVRTIHVLVKLLPSIFALRKDRKKWVNQEGKELDLERFRKNARKVLNTFISLGPVYIKLGQWLSSRADILPQPYLEELAKLQDNVPAAPFDQVKPIIENDIGPIDETFENIDPNPVSGASLGQVYRGTLSGQEIVVKVKRPGIETVVKEDIKVLKKILPLALRFVDPNLRFSAKAMLSQFIETIHEEMDYTNESTNLKKIKHDMEKNDKVVVPEVYDKYSSKNVLTMEYLPGIKVTNVEALNEKGIDRQKLVVDVHKVFFTMLLRHSVFHADPHPGNISVTDNGKLILYDYGMVGRLDNETRLRLIRLYLALVEKDPPRTVNAMNDLGMLTPDFNRSVIEKGIELTVRAMHGKKPDEMEVESLMELANKTMSKFPFVLPKNLALYMRMASIIEGIYKTHKVDFKFVKVVREILEEESLIKDAYIEELKYSFERFAKSIDATISIAPELKKFLDEKRSLQLLNAKPKSNILLSGSILSASMFIGSALLYSSDESIGTIGMVGSLITMGIFAVFRNH
- the hsp14 gene encoding archaeal heat shock protein Hsp14, which translates into the protein MGLVKSMAKEMMKEIGNKSREFYEFVLPPVDIHLDDEKLTLIVDMPGFQKKDIKLSLDGNILSIQACKEISDDKKHNMVCNQRPNIIDKKMRLPIELKEESVTSAKYEQGVLTITIPVQKRGKDIKVE
- the tmk gene encoding dTMP kinase, whose translation is MIIVIEGGDQAGKKTQTAMLAKALTKRKIKTKTFSFPDYKTPIGKEIAKYLAGKRKFPPQVIHCLLAANRWEKLDEIIKAQSKNSVLIMNRYYQSNLVYGLANGMKQKWLENLDTGLPKADLVVLLDVTQTESFNRKKANRDKFEKNEEFLRKISVLYRKTAKKKHWKIIDASKSKQEVHEEILKTFSKKIGL